The following nucleotide sequence is from uncultured Draconibacterium sp..
ACACCATTCTTTGGCGCCGCAGGTGTTATTGGGCTGGTAGTCGGTGTGGCCTCGCAAACCAGTATTGGCAATATTGTTAGTGGCTTTTTCCTGGTTGGCGAAAAATCGTTCGAAATTGGCGATGTGATAAAAGTTGGCGATAAAGCCGGTGTTGTTTTTAGCATCGATCTTCTCTCAATAAAAATACGAACATTCGATAACCAGCTGTTGCGGATTCCAAACCAATCGATTATTTCCACTGAACTGACCAATGTTACGCGATTCCCCATTCGCCGCCTTGATTTTAACGTTAGCGTGGCCTACAAAGAAGATCTGGGAAAAGTAAAAACCTTACTGGAAGAAGTGGCAAAAGCAAACCCATTGAGTTTAGATGAGCCGGAGCCGCTTATTGTTTTTAAAGATTTTGGATCCAGCGGAATCGATATCCTGTTGGGAATTTGGTTTGAGAAGCAAAACTACCTGAAAGTAAAAAACTCAATCTTCCAAGAGATAAAAGCCCGATTTGACGCAGAAGGAATTGAAATTCCATTCCCGCACGTTACTCTATACTCCGGCGAAGCCACGAAACCTTTTCCGGTTATGAACACAACAACAGGCAAAAAATAAATCTACAATTTATAAAGGATACGGGTTAAGATGTTTCTGTGAATACCGAGATAGGAAGCAATGTGCTGCCGCTGTAATTTTTGTGCCAGCTCAGGGTATTCTACTAAAAATTTACGAATTCGTTGCTCGGCGTTCAGCGACTGGAACGAGTGAATACGATCCATCGCCTGAATGTAACTTTCTTCGGCAAGAATACGCACCGTACGTTCGAATTTATGATTTTCATCGAGCAAATTCTTAAACTCATCCTTTTCAATAAAAATCAGGCGTGAGTCTTCGTAGGCACGAATGGCTTCGCTTGAATCTTTACCCAACACAAATCCGCGGTGATTGCTAACAATAAAGTTATTGGGAGGAAAGAAAAAACGCGATACCCACTCGGTACCGCTGTCGGACAGGTAAGAAGCGTAAAGCAAACCATCGAGCAAAATACCCAGCTTCTTGTTCTTCTCGCCGTAGTCAATAAATAACTCGCCCTTTTTTAGCACCACCGGTTCGTTCTTCAAATCGAAAGTATCAATCAGGCTCAGAGTATGCTCAAATCGCGATATTATCTTTTGTCTATCCATTTCGCTCTAATCTTCGTCTCTCATTTCGAAGAGAAACGGAGAGAAATCTATTTCAAAACAGATTTCTCTCTCGCTGCCCGAATTCGAAATGACAAAAAGTTTATTTTGAAAAATTCTCGTTAAACAATTTCAAGCGCTCCTCCAGGTCGCCAAACTGATGCGGCAACACAAATGAAACACAAGCGCGGATACCTTCTTCATCGCTACCGGTATTATCAAGTGCAATGGCACTAATTCCGTAGAAAAGTAAGTTGGCAACCAATTCGTTTCCTGTCATACCCGGATAACCAATTGTGAAATAGAAACCATCGGCAATTGGTACGCCCAAATCGTTTTCGTAAACTACCTTAAAACCGTTTTCATGGAAAAGGCGTTTCATTTCTTTGGCACGTTCGCCATAGGCTTTTACACCATCCACAAAATTGAATTCTCCTTCGTTGGCCGCTTTAAACATGGCAGCCAGTGCCCACTGCGCCGAATGACAAGTACCCGACGAAAGCGAATACAACAGACGTAAAGTGATAGTAGCTCCAAAGGTTGTTCCTTTAAAACGCTCCTGCAGATCGGGATAATCGCGGTTAAACAATTTATCGGAAATGGCCATTACGCCAATACGCTGACCGGCATAAGAAAATATTTTCGAGCTACTGATAAACAACACATAATTATCGGTATAATGAGCAACCGACGGCGGGTATGGTGCTTCACCCGGTTTCGAAAAATCGGTTCGGAAATCCATACCGAAATACGCCAGGTCTTCCATTACAATCACATCGTATTTATTGGCCAATTCGCCAATAATCTGTAATTCCTCATCGGTAAAGCAGATCCACGCCGGGTTGTTCGGGTTAGAGTAAACAATGGAATTGATGTTTCCTTTTGCAAGAAACGATTCCAGTTTTTCCTTCAGCTTTTCGCCACGGTAATTAAAAACATCAAAAGTTTCGTATTTCTGGCCCAGCACCATCATTTGTTGTTTCTGCACCGGAAATCCGGGATCGATAAACAAAACGGTGTCTTTCTTTTTATCGCAGTTACCGGCCGCCATAAAAGCAGCGTATGTTCCCTGCATCGATCCGGTAGTTGGGATACAACCTGCAGGTGCTACATCAACATTCAGGAAGTTTTTAATGAATTTCGATGATTCTTCCTTTAATGGTTTTATTCCGTCAACCATTGGGTAAACAGCCGATACACCGCGGTCGAGCGCTTCTTTTTCGGCTTCAACACCAACTTTTGCCGGCGGCAAACCGGGCACACCCATTTCCATGCGAATGTATTTAAAATCGCTGGCTTCTTCAACCATATTTACCAGGGCTACAATTTCGCGGATGGATGCTTTGCCAATATCGGGAATGCGCAATTGCGCTATCTTATCTTCAACAAGTTTTTTGTCGAGAGGTGAATTATTCATGCTTTAAATTTCAAGGTATTCAACTTCAGCGTTCAGTTTCCAGTCATTACAAAGAACTCGCAGAAAAGTCACAGTGTTACAGCAAGACCAAAAGTCTCAGAAGCAGTTTTCTATCTACCACCCTCTGGCCCGCAGTTGCTGTGCTCAAGGTCTTTATAATCCGAAATCAGGTTTAATCTGCTCAATCCAGGCTGCCACACGTTCGTCAGTCATCTCCGGCTCAAAATCTTCGTCAAGCGGTAACCCAATGAACTTTCCGTCTACTACTGCGTCCGATTCGTCGAACTCGTAACCTTCAGTGTCAACCGGCCCAACCAATACAGCATCGTTTTTCATCAGCTCTTTTCCCAGTAAACCAATATGGTCAACAAAAGCATGCGCGTAGGTTACATGATCACCTAAACCAAAAATAGCTACTGTTTTGTTGCTGTAATCTACTTTTGAAATTTCGGGTAAGAATTTTCCCCAGTCGTTATTTGAGAAACTCGAATCCCAGGTGTCTTTTCCAACAGTAGAAAGACCAAAAATTATCTTATCGTATTTCTCCAGGTCGGCAGCCGAAGCATTTTTTACTGCTACCATCTCCACTTTATCTTCGCCAATTAGTTCTTGTATTTTGTCTGCCACGCGGTTCACCGATCCACCTTCAGGACCGTAAAAAATTGCTATTTTACTCATATCGTATTGTTTTAGTTTTATTCATTATGTAGGTTTCCTTTTTGATATTCGCCTAAAATCGACAGGCTCGATGCACATTTCAGCACCTGGTGAATAGCGCGATCGTAGTTTTCGGGTTTTTCCCACTCAATATCAACATGGAACATATATTCGTTGGGTTTACCAATTTTTGGTACCGATTGAATTTTGGTGAGGTTAATCTCATTTTTGGCAAAGGTATTCAACACCGCTGCCAGCGATCCGTAAAAATGCCCCACTTCAAAACACACCGATGCTTTATTGCTTCCCTCTGTTGGGTTGCCATGTTTCGACAAAACCCAAAAGCGGGTGTAGTTCTTTTTGTTGGTTTCAATTCCGGTATCCAGAACACTCAATCCATACAACTCGGCCGAGCGCAGGTTAGCAATCGATGCACCATCTTTCAAGTTTTTATCAGCCACCAGTTTCGAGGATGCTGCCGTATCAAGTTTTTCGTGCAACTGCGCGTTAGGATAATTGTGTTCGATGTACTCCATACACTGGCGCAAGGCAATGGGGTGCGAGTGTATATCTTTAATATCCTCCGGTTTCACTCCTTCATTCACGAGTAAATTCATTTGTATATGAATATAAATCTCGCCAATAATGCGCAAATGATAATCGCGAATCAGCTGGTAATTATTCAATAAACTACCGGCAATGGAGTTTTCAATGGCCATAACGGCATAATCCACCTGGTCGTTATCAATCATCTCGCATACGGTAGTAAATGTCTTACACTCAACCACCTCAATCTCTTCATCAAAATATCGTCTGGCCGCATCCTCGTGAAAAGAGCCGGCTATTCCTTGAATTGCTATCCGTTTCATTAATTTCTTTTAAGCAGACCAAATATACGAATTATGCGCTAAGTGAAAGGATTTCGGCGTAGAATGCCTTTAAAATTTAAAGAACAATCGCCATAATTCACAAAATTGTTTTTGTTACACTTTGAGAATCGCATATTCGACATTTAGAGTAATGTTTTATAAGAATTCCGAATACTTTCTAAAACACATACAAAAAATGAAACGATCAAGAATATTTTAAACGAACCTTGTACCTTTGTATCAACACTAACAGCTGAAATTAAACTAAACCAATGAAGAACTTATTCCTGATAATTTGTGTGATTAATGTACTTTGTTTAAGTGCATGTTCAACAAAAACCAGCGAGCAACAACATCCCAACATCATTTATATTTTAGCCGACGACCTTGGCTACGGCGACATATCAGCTTTTAACGAGCAGGGGAAAATACAAACTCCGAATATCGACAAACTGGCTACTGATGGCATACGATTTACTGATGCACACACCACTTCGGCAGTTTGCACACCCACCCGCTATGGCATTTTAACAGGCCGTTACAATTGGCGGAGTCCGTTAAAATGGGGCGTACTTACCGGCAAATCAAAAGCACTAATTCCGCAAAGCCGGAAGACTGTGGCTAAAATGTTACAGGAAAACAACTATACAACAGCATTTATCGGGAAATGGCATTTGGGCTGGGACTGGGCCATAAAGGATGAAGCAGATAACGGTGGCGAAGGTTGGAGTCCGGAAGATTTCGATAACATCGATTTTTCGAAACCTGTGAAAAATGGCCCGAAAGAATTGGGATTTGACTATTCTTACGGGCACAGCGCCTCACTGGATATGGCTCCCTACGTTTATGTAGAGAATGGCATGCCCACACAAGTTCCCGATTCGATGAGTGTAAACACCGGCAAATACTCGTGGTGGCGTGAAGGGCCCACATCGGCCGACTTTATTCACGAGGATGTTACGCCTAATTTTTTTCGTAAATCATTTACGTACATAAAAGAAATGTCAGGGCAGGAGAAACCGTTCTTTTTGTACCTGGCACTGCCCTCTCCTCACACGCCCATTTTACCCACCGAAGAGTGGCAGGGTAAAAGTGGACTAAATCCCTACGGCGATTTTGTGATGATGGTTGATGACTATGTTGGACAAATGCAACAAATAATAAAAGAAGCAGGAATTGAAGAAAATACGATTGTGATTTTTACCAGCGATAATGGTTGCGCTCCGGCTGCAAAAATTGAGGAACTGACTGCAAAAGGCCACTACCCCAGTTACATTTATCGGGGGCACAAAGCTGACATTTTTGAGGGAGGCCACCGTGTTCCGTTTATCGTAAAATGGCCGGGAAAAATTACTCCGGGATCATTGTCGGGCCATACAATCTGCACCACCGACCTGATGGCAACATGCGCCGAAATTATTGGCTACCAACTGGCAGACAACGAAGGAGAAGACAGTTTCAGTATGTTACCCTTGATCGACGAAACCATCCACAACCAGCCCATTCGTGAGGCAATGGTACACCATTCTATCAACGGCAGTTTTGCCATTAGGAAAGGTCCGTGGAAACTGAATCTATGCCCAGGCTCGGGAGGATGGAGTTACCCGAGGCCGGAAAACAAAGAAGTTATTGATACACTCCCGAAGTACCAGTTGTATAATCTGGAAAACGATCCGGGCGAAACCAACAACCTCTACCTAACCAACAAGGAAAAGGCTGATGAACTAAAGGCGCTGTTGACGAAATACATCGTTGAAGGACGAAGTACTCCGGGAGTACCGCAACAAAACGATCCGATCGATTTCGACTGGCAACAAGTAGATTTTATTAATGAGTAAAAGCAATTAAAAGCTATCACCAACAACAAT
It contains:
- a CDS encoding arylsulfatase, coding for MKNLFLIICVINVLCLSACSTKTSEQQHPNIIYILADDLGYGDISAFNEQGKIQTPNIDKLATDGIRFTDAHTTSAVCTPTRYGILTGRYNWRSPLKWGVLTGKSKALIPQSRKTVAKMLQENNYTTAFIGKWHLGWDWAIKDEADNGGEGWSPEDFDNIDFSKPVKNGPKELGFDYSYGHSASLDMAPYVYVENGMPTQVPDSMSVNTGKYSWWREGPTSADFIHEDVTPNFFRKSFTYIKEMSGQEKPFFLYLALPSPHTPILPTEEWQGKSGLNPYGDFVMMVDDYVGQMQQIIKEAGIEENTIVIFTSDNGCAPAAKIEELTAKGHYPSYIYRGHKADIFEGGHRVPFIVKWPGKITPGSLSGHTICTTDLMATCAEIIGYQLADNEGEDSFSMLPLIDETIHNQPIREAMVHHSINGSFAIRKGPWKLNLCPGSGGWSYPRPENKEVIDTLPKYQLYNLENDPGETNNLYLTNKEKADELKALLTKYIVEGRSTPGVPQQNDPIDFDWQQVDFINE
- a CDS encoding Crp/Fnr family transcriptional regulator gives rise to the protein MDRQKIISRFEHTLSLIDTFDLKNEPVVLKKGELFIDYGEKNKKLGILLDGLLYASYLSDSGTEWVSRFFFPPNNFIVSNHRGFVLGKDSSEAIRAYEDSRLIFIEKDEFKNLLDENHKFERTVRILAEESYIQAMDRIHSFQSLNAEQRIRKFLVEYPELAQKLQRQHIASYLGIHRNILTRILYKL
- a CDS encoding prephenate dehydratase, which encodes MKRIAIQGIAGSFHEDAARRYFDEEIEVVECKTFTTVCEMIDNDQVDYAVMAIENSIAGSLLNNYQLIRDYHLRIIGEIYIHIQMNLLVNEGVKPEDIKDIHSHPIALRQCMEYIEHNYPNAQLHEKLDTAASSKLVADKNLKDGASIANLRSAELYGLSVLDTGIETNKKNYTRFWVLSKHGNPTEGSNKASVCFEVGHFYGSLAAVLNTFAKNEINLTKIQSVPKIGKPNEYMFHVDIEWEKPENYDRAIHQVLKCASSLSILGEYQKGNLHNE
- a CDS encoding mechanosensitive ion channel family protein, yielding MNFDFSKYFNAGNFERLMWVLLILIVGITIIYLVAFIAKKLLPKSLSQQRKMIIRRLISYSGYILLGFILIAQLDIDPTPFFGAAGVIGLVVGVASQTSIGNIVSGFFLVGEKSFEIGDVIKVGDKAGVVFSIDLLSIKIRTFDNQLLRIPNQSIISTELTNVTRFPIRRLDFNVSVAYKEDLGKVKTLLEEVAKANPLSLDEPEPLIVFKDFGSSGIDILLGIWFEKQNYLKVKNSIFQEIKARFDAEGIEIPFPHVTLYSGEATKPFPVMNTTTGKK
- a CDS encoding pyridoxal phosphate-dependent aminotransferase — translated: MNNSPLDKKLVEDKIAQLRIPDIGKASIREIVALVNMVEEASDFKYIRMEMGVPGLPPAKVGVEAEKEALDRGVSAVYPMVDGIKPLKEESSKFIKNFLNVDVAPAGCIPTTGSMQGTYAAFMAAGNCDKKKDTVLFIDPGFPVQKQQMMVLGQKYETFDVFNYRGEKLKEKLESFLAKGNINSIVYSNPNNPAWICFTDEELQIIGELANKYDVIVMEDLAYFGMDFRTDFSKPGEAPYPPSVAHYTDNYVLFISSSKIFSYAGQRIGVMAISDKLFNRDYPDLQERFKGTTFGATITLRLLYSLSSGTCHSAQWALAAMFKAANEGEFNFVDGVKAYGERAKEMKRLFHENGFKVVYENDLGVPIADGFYFTIGYPGMTGNELVANLLFYGISAIALDNTGSDEEGIRACVSFVLPHQFGDLEERLKLFNENFSK
- a CDS encoding flavodoxin; translation: MSKIAIFYGPEGGSVNRVADKIQELIGEDKVEMVAVKNASAADLEKYDKIIFGLSTVGKDTWDSSFSNNDWGKFLPEISKVDYSNKTVAIFGLGDHVTYAHAFVDHIGLLGKELMKNDAVLVGPVDTEGYEFDESDAVVDGKFIGLPLDEDFEPEMTDERVAAWIEQIKPDFGL